The following are encoded together in the Humulus lupulus chromosome 5, drHumLupu1.1, whole genome shotgun sequence genome:
- the LOC133779245 gene encoding ubiquitin carboxyl-terminal hydrolase 10-like translates to MTIPDSGFMIANGASCLSLPPDEESRIIAKLANQSEKNLKEGNLYYVISNRWFSSWQRYTKQGVAESLVDEQSSGSQNMDVITLKSANRPGQIDNSDIVLNNKDSDGDELELRRMLEEGRDYVLVSQQVWERLLSWNKGGPALPRKLISQGTFHKNFLVEVYPLCLKLIDSGDQNQSVLRLSKKASTMELYERVCSLRGVEKEKILLEVQDVNNVSPFGKDSTGNELALGNAVSSSFSDIDDGYDVLTFCFHVA, encoded by the exons ATGACGATTCCTGATTCGGGATTCATGATTGCTAATGGAGCGAGTTGCTTGTCGCTTCCCCCGGACGAAGAGAGTCGGATTATTGCTAAGCTTGCCAACCAATCTGAGAAGAATTTGAAGGAAGGCAATTTGTACTACGTTATTTCAAATAG aTGGTTTTCAAGCTGGCAGAGATATACGAAGCAAGGCGTGGCTGAATCTTTGGTTGATGAGCAGTCTTCTGGATCTCAAAATATGGATGTTATTACTTTAAAGAGTGCAAATAGACCCGGGCAGATTGATAATTCTGATATAGTTCTAAATAACAAAGATAGTGATGGTGATGAACTAGAACTTCGTAGAATGTTGGAGGAAGGACGTGACTATGTTCTAGTTTCCCAACAAGTTTGGGAAAGACTATTGTCttg GAACAAAGGAGGACCAGCATTACCAAGAAAATTGATATCTCAGGGTACTTTTCACAAGAATTTTCTTGTAGAGGTTTACCCGCTTTGTCTTAAGTTGATTGATTCTGGGGACCAAAACCAATCAGTATTAAGATTAAGCAAAAAG GCCTCTACAATGGAGCTTTATGAGAGGGTGTGTAGCCTTCGTGGAGTAGAAAAAGAAAAg ATTCTTCTTGAGGTGCAAGATGTAAATAATGTTTCTCCATTCGGCAAGGATTCTACAGGAAATGAGTTGGCTTTG GGAAATGCTGTAAGTTCATCATTCTCAGATATTGATGATGGATATGATGTTTTAACATTCTGTTTTCATGTAGCTTGA